A stretch of the Nothobranchius furzeri strain GRZ-AD chromosome 5, NfurGRZ-RIMD1, whole genome shotgun sequence genome encodes the following:
- the LOC107374067 gene encoding protein PALS2 isoform X1, producing MTAANEKSGSAMQQVLDNLKDLPSSTGAKDIDLIFLRGIMESPIVRSLAQAHECLEDIKLEAVRDDNVQLVAEILDSLNMLPGKNLAAAELARILQEPHFQSLIEAHDEVAAKAYKPSHTAESCNSILTSSLMPADAVRMIGIQKRAGEPLGVTFRVVQGEMVIARILHGRPIDKQGMLHTGDIILEVNGHEVGSNPRELQELLRDCSGSVTLKVLPSYKDSPAPPQVFLKPYFSYNPATDNLTPCKEAGLAFSKGDILHVVNREDPNWWQACKVVGGATGLIPSQFLEEKRKAFVRRDRDAAGTGILCGRLTGKKKKKKMMYLTAKNAEFDRYELQIYEEVARMPPFQRKTLVLIGAQGVGRRSLKNRLIVLNPFRYGTTVPFTSRHPREEEKDGQNYCFVTREEMEKDIKESRYLEHGEYDGNLYGTKINSIHEVVEAGRMCILDINPQALKVLKTAEFMPFVVFIAAPELDTLRDMHKAVVDAGLTTKLLTETDLKKTVDESARIRRAYSHYFDLTIVNDNLDKAFDVLQDTVEQLLVEPQWVPVSWVY from the exons CCATGCAGCAGGTGCTGGACAACCTTAAAGACCTGCCTTCAAGCACAGGAGCTAAAGATATTGACCTCATCTTCCTCAGAGGCATCATGGAGAGCCCCATTGTCCGCTCCCTCGCCCAG GCTCATGAATGTCTTGAGGACATTAAGCTAGAAGCTGTGCGAGATGATAATGTTCAACTGGTCGCAGAGATCTTAGATTCTCTCAACATGCTGCCAGGAAAAAATCTTGCTGCGGCTGAGCTGGCCAGAATCCTCCAGGAGCCTCATTTTCAG TCTTTAATAGAGGCTCATGACGAAGTGGCTGCAAAGGCCTACAAGCCATCCCACACTGCTGAAAGCTGCAACTCCATTTTGACAAGTTCACTCATGCCAGCTGATGCTGTCCGGATGATTGGCATCCAGAAGAGAGCCGGGGAGCCTCTG GGAGTGACGTTCCGTGTGGTTCAGGGGGAGATGGTGATCGCGCGGATCCTGCACGGTAGACCCATCGACAAGCAGGGCATGCTGCACACAGGGGACATCATCCTTGAGGTCAACGGTCATGAAGTTGGGAGCAACCCCCGTGAACTCCAGGAGCTGTTAAGGGACTGCAGCGGGAGCGTCACACTAAAGGTCCTCCCAAGCTACAAAGACTCACCAGCACCCCCACAG gtgtttttgAAGCCATACTTTAGCTACAACCCTGCCACAGACAACCTGACCCCCTGTAAAGAGGCAGGACTGGCCTTTTCCAAAGGAGACATACTTCATGTTGTCAACAGAGAAGACCCCAACTGGTGGCAG GCATGCAAAGTCGTTGGTGGAGCCACTGGCCTCATTCCCAGTCAGTTCTTGGAGGAGAAGAGAAAAGCTTTTGTGAGAAGAGACCGGGACGCTGCTGGTACAG GGATACTCTGTGGACGTCTGacaggaaagaaaaaaaagaaaaaaatgatgtACCTCACTGCCAAaaatgcag AGTTTGATCGTTATGAGCTGCAGATCTACGAGGAAGTAGCCAGAATGCCTCCATTCCAAAGGAAAACACTGGTTCTGATAGGAGCTCAGGGAGTCGGGAGGAGGAGCCTGAAAAACAGACTTATTGTTCTGAATCCTTTCAGATATGGAACCACTGTCCCCT TTACGTCCCGCCATCCTCGAGAAGAGGAGAAAGATGGACAAAACTACTGTTTTGTGACACGAGAAGAAATGGAAAAGGACATAAAAGAGAGTCGATACCTGGAGCATGGCGAGTACGACGGAAACCTCTATGGCACCAAGATCAACTCTATCCACGAAGTGGTGGAAGCTGGTCGTATGTGCATCCTAGACATCAACCCTCAG GCCCTGAAAGTGTTAAAGACTGCTGAGTTCATGCCATTTGTGGTGTTTATCGCTGCTCCTGAATTGGACACACTAAGAGATATGCACAAAGCTGTGGTTGACGCTGGCCTTACTACCAAACTACTCACG GAGACTGATTTAAAGAAGACCGTAGATGAGAGTGCCAGGATCCGCCGGGCGTACAGCCACTACTTTGACCTGACTATTGTCAACGACAATCTGGACAAAGCTTTTGACGTGCTACAGGACACCGTAGAGCAATTATTAGTAGAGCCTCAGTGGGTTCCAGTCAGCTGGGTCTACTGA
- the LOC107374067 gene encoding protein PALS2 isoform X3 yields the protein MTAANEKSGSAMQQVLDNLKDLPSSTGAKDIDLIFLRGIMESPIVRSLAQAHECLEDIKLEAVRDDNVQLVAEILDSLNMLPGKNLAAAELARILQEPHFQSLIEAHDEVAAKAYKPSHTAESCNSILTSSLMPADAVRMIGIQKRAGEPLGVTFRVVQGEMVIARILHGRPIDKQGMLHTGDIILEVNGHEVGSNPRELQELLRDCSGSVTLKVLPSYKDSPAPPQVFLKPYFSYNPATDNLTPCKEAGLAFSKGDILHVVNREDPNWWQACKVVGGATGLIPSQFLEEKRKAFVRRDRDAAGTEFDRYELQIYEEVARMPPFQRKTLVLIGAQGVGRRSLKNRLIVLNPFRYGTTVPFTSRHPREEEKDGQNYCFVTREEMEKDIKESRYLEHGEYDGNLYGTKINSIHEVVEAGRMCILDINPQALKVLKTAEFMPFVVFIAAPELDTLRDMHKAVVDAGLTTKLLTETDLKKTVDESARIRRAYSHYFDLTIVNDNLDKAFDVLQDTVEQLLVEPQWVPVSWVY from the exons CCATGCAGCAGGTGCTGGACAACCTTAAAGACCTGCCTTCAAGCACAGGAGCTAAAGATATTGACCTCATCTTCCTCAGAGGCATCATGGAGAGCCCCATTGTCCGCTCCCTCGCCCAG GCTCATGAATGTCTTGAGGACATTAAGCTAGAAGCTGTGCGAGATGATAATGTTCAACTGGTCGCAGAGATCTTAGATTCTCTCAACATGCTGCCAGGAAAAAATCTTGCTGCGGCTGAGCTGGCCAGAATCCTCCAGGAGCCTCATTTTCAG TCTTTAATAGAGGCTCATGACGAAGTGGCTGCAAAGGCCTACAAGCCATCCCACACTGCTGAAAGCTGCAACTCCATTTTGACAAGTTCACTCATGCCAGCTGATGCTGTCCGGATGATTGGCATCCAGAAGAGAGCCGGGGAGCCTCTG GGAGTGACGTTCCGTGTGGTTCAGGGGGAGATGGTGATCGCGCGGATCCTGCACGGTAGACCCATCGACAAGCAGGGCATGCTGCACACAGGGGACATCATCCTTGAGGTCAACGGTCATGAAGTTGGGAGCAACCCCCGTGAACTCCAGGAGCTGTTAAGGGACTGCAGCGGGAGCGTCACACTAAAGGTCCTCCCAAGCTACAAAGACTCACCAGCACCCCCACAG gtgtttttgAAGCCATACTTTAGCTACAACCCTGCCACAGACAACCTGACCCCCTGTAAAGAGGCAGGACTGGCCTTTTCCAAAGGAGACATACTTCATGTTGTCAACAGAGAAGACCCCAACTGGTGGCAG GCATGCAAAGTCGTTGGTGGAGCCACTGGCCTCATTCCCAGTCAGTTCTTGGAGGAGAAGAGAAAAGCTTTTGTGAGAAGAGACCGGGACGCTGCTGGTACAG AGTTTGATCGTTATGAGCTGCAGATCTACGAGGAAGTAGCCAGAATGCCTCCATTCCAAAGGAAAACACTGGTTCTGATAGGAGCTCAGGGAGTCGGGAGGAGGAGCCTGAAAAACAGACTTATTGTTCTGAATCCTTTCAGATATGGAACCACTGTCCCCT TTACGTCCCGCCATCCTCGAGAAGAGGAGAAAGATGGACAAAACTACTGTTTTGTGACACGAGAAGAAATGGAAAAGGACATAAAAGAGAGTCGATACCTGGAGCATGGCGAGTACGACGGAAACCTCTATGGCACCAAGATCAACTCTATCCACGAAGTGGTGGAAGCTGGTCGTATGTGCATCCTAGACATCAACCCTCAG GCCCTGAAAGTGTTAAAGACTGCTGAGTTCATGCCATTTGTGGTGTTTATCGCTGCTCCTGAATTGGACACACTAAGAGATATGCACAAAGCTGTGGTTGACGCTGGCCTTACTACCAAACTACTCACG GAGACTGATTTAAAGAAGACCGTAGATGAGAGTGCCAGGATCCGCCGGGCGTACAGCCACTACTTTGACCTGACTATTGTCAACGACAATCTGGACAAAGCTTTTGACGTGCTACAGGACACCGTAGAGCAATTATTAGTAGAGCCTCAGTGGGTTCCAGTCAGCTGGGTCTACTGA
- the LOC107374067 gene encoding protein PALS2 isoform X2 has translation MQQVLDNLKDLPSSTGAKDIDLIFLRGIMESPIVRSLAQAHECLEDIKLEAVRDDNVQLVAEILDSLNMLPGKNLAAAELARILQEPHFQSLIEAHDEVAAKAYKPSHTAESCNSILTSSLMPADAVRMIGIQKRAGEPLGVTFRVVQGEMVIARILHGRPIDKQGMLHTGDIILEVNGHEVGSNPRELQELLRDCSGSVTLKVLPSYKDSPAPPQVFLKPYFSYNPATDNLTPCKEAGLAFSKGDILHVVNREDPNWWQACKVVGGATGLIPSQFLEEKRKAFVRRDRDAAGTGILCGRLTGKKKKKKMMYLTAKNAEFDRYELQIYEEVARMPPFQRKTLVLIGAQGVGRRSLKNRLIVLNPFRYGTTVPFTSRHPREEEKDGQNYCFVTREEMEKDIKESRYLEHGEYDGNLYGTKINSIHEVVEAGRMCILDINPQALKVLKTAEFMPFVVFIAAPELDTLRDMHKAVVDAGLTTKLLTETDLKKTVDESARIRRAYSHYFDLTIVNDNLDKAFDVLQDTVEQLLVEPQWVPVSWVY, from the exons ATGCAGCAGGTGCTGGACAACCTTAAAGACCTGCCTTCAAGCACAGGAGCTAAAGATATTGACCTCATCTTCCTCAGAGGCATCATGGAGAGCCCCATTGTCCGCTCCCTCGCCCAG GCTCATGAATGTCTTGAGGACATTAAGCTAGAAGCTGTGCGAGATGATAATGTTCAACTGGTCGCAGAGATCTTAGATTCTCTCAACATGCTGCCAGGAAAAAATCTTGCTGCGGCTGAGCTGGCCAGAATCCTCCAGGAGCCTCATTTTCAG TCTTTAATAGAGGCTCATGACGAAGTGGCTGCAAAGGCCTACAAGCCATCCCACACTGCTGAAAGCTGCAACTCCATTTTGACAAGTTCACTCATGCCAGCTGATGCTGTCCGGATGATTGGCATCCAGAAGAGAGCCGGGGAGCCTCTG GGAGTGACGTTCCGTGTGGTTCAGGGGGAGATGGTGATCGCGCGGATCCTGCACGGTAGACCCATCGACAAGCAGGGCATGCTGCACACAGGGGACATCATCCTTGAGGTCAACGGTCATGAAGTTGGGAGCAACCCCCGTGAACTCCAGGAGCTGTTAAGGGACTGCAGCGGGAGCGTCACACTAAAGGTCCTCCCAAGCTACAAAGACTCACCAGCACCCCCACAG gtgtttttgAAGCCATACTTTAGCTACAACCCTGCCACAGACAACCTGACCCCCTGTAAAGAGGCAGGACTGGCCTTTTCCAAAGGAGACATACTTCATGTTGTCAACAGAGAAGACCCCAACTGGTGGCAG GCATGCAAAGTCGTTGGTGGAGCCACTGGCCTCATTCCCAGTCAGTTCTTGGAGGAGAAGAGAAAAGCTTTTGTGAGAAGAGACCGGGACGCTGCTGGTACAG GGATACTCTGTGGACGTCTGacaggaaagaaaaaaaagaaaaaaatgatgtACCTCACTGCCAAaaatgcag AGTTTGATCGTTATGAGCTGCAGATCTACGAGGAAGTAGCCAGAATGCCTCCATTCCAAAGGAAAACACTGGTTCTGATAGGAGCTCAGGGAGTCGGGAGGAGGAGCCTGAAAAACAGACTTATTGTTCTGAATCCTTTCAGATATGGAACCACTGTCCCCT TTACGTCCCGCCATCCTCGAGAAGAGGAGAAAGATGGACAAAACTACTGTTTTGTGACACGAGAAGAAATGGAAAAGGACATAAAAGAGAGTCGATACCTGGAGCATGGCGAGTACGACGGAAACCTCTATGGCACCAAGATCAACTCTATCCACGAAGTGGTGGAAGCTGGTCGTATGTGCATCCTAGACATCAACCCTCAG GCCCTGAAAGTGTTAAAGACTGCTGAGTTCATGCCATTTGTGGTGTTTATCGCTGCTCCTGAATTGGACACACTAAGAGATATGCACAAAGCTGTGGTTGACGCTGGCCTTACTACCAAACTACTCACG GAGACTGATTTAAAGAAGACCGTAGATGAGAGTGCCAGGATCCGCCGGGCGTACAGCCACTACTTTGACCTGACTATTGTCAACGACAATCTGGACAAAGCTTTTGACGTGCTACAGGACACCGTAGAGCAATTATTAGTAGAGCCTCAGTGGGTTCCAGTCAGCTGGGTCTACTGA